One window of Triticum dicoccoides isolate Atlit2015 ecotype Zavitan chromosome 5A, WEW_v2.0, whole genome shotgun sequence genomic DNA carries:
- the LOC119302909 gene encoding ARF guanine-nucleotide exchange factor GNOM-like, translated as MGGLRAASESPSSGVAMACVVASEVATVLAVMRRNVRWAGVRYGGDDGGGAEEEHLDHPLIAGLKSLRRRAAAWGTRWPEADPLLCLRPFLDVVRSDETGAPITGSALSSLHKLLSLDLVAPGGGAPEAMGAVVEAVTGCRFEVTDPASEEAVLARVLQVLLACVRGRAAPALSNRHVCAIVTTCFRVVQQAGTKGELLQRVSRQTMQEVIRCVFARLADIEPTAIVNEQISKNQDLGAEELGNGKSDYVCLNSSGDEVGGGFGAVQDKDMMEPLGVPCMVEILQFLCSLLNIAEDMDVSQRMNGIDYDEDVPLFALGLINSAIELSASSIDRHPKLLAFVQDELFHNLMQFGLSMSPLILSTVCSTVFTLFYHLRQELKLQIEAFFSCVILRLAQGRYGASYQQQEVALEALVDFCRQKEFMAEMYANMDCDLQCSNIFEDLANLLSRSAFPVNSPLSALNVLALDGLVAVIQAIAERTDHAHQHHGQTVPEISEYFPFWQLKCEGSNDPDQWVRFVHQQKSIKRKLMVGVEHFNRDKKKGFEYLQGVHLLPEKLDPRSVALFFRYTPGLDKNLLGEYLGNHDEFSILVLHEFAKTFDFEDMNLDAALRLFLETFRLPGESQKIQRILEAFSERYYEQSPHMFVNRDAALVLSYSVIMLNTDQHNVRVKKKMTEEDFIRNNRRINGGNDLPREFLSELFYSICRNEIKTIPEQGAGCSEMSYSRWVDLMWKSKRTSVYIACDSYPFLDNDMFPIMAGPSVAAISVVFDNVEHEEILTGCIDGFLSVAKLAAFYHLDDVLNDLVVGLCKFTTLLNNSYADDPVIAFGVDTKARMATEAVFTIATTYGDHIRSGWRNIVDCILRLHKIGLLPGRLTGDTGDDQESSSDSLPSKLGSYALAPQALPINTPKKTYGLMGRFSQLLYLDAEEPRSQPTEEQLAAQRNALETVKKCQIGTIFTESKFLQADSLSNLARALIQAAGRPQRITSSLDDEGTAVFCLELLITVTLNNRDRIVLLWQGVYEHITHIVQSTVMPCNLVEKAVFGLLHICQRLLPYKENLVDDLLRSLQLILKLDARVADAYCENITLEVTRLVKANATHIKSQMGWRTIISLLCVTARHPDASDAGFEALVFIMSEGAHLSPANFIVSVEASRQFAESRVGSSERSIHALNLMADSVNCLTRWSHEVKEAGGEADRILEGIAEMWLRLVQALRKVCTDQREEVRNHALLCLHRCLIVDGISVSSSAWLMSFDIIFQLLDELLEIAQSYSPKDFRNMEVSLLHAVKLLCKVFLQSLKDLSAQSSFSKLWLEVLDMIEKFMKVKLRGRRTEKLHEAIPELLKNILLVMKANGVLSKTSASEENTLWEATWLQVNKVAPSLQPEVFPDNESDSAAEGEQSKPESSAQEGQTAEQ; from the exons ATGGGCGGCCTCAGGGCAGCGTCGGAGTCGCCGTCGTCGGGCGTGGCGATGGCGTGCGTGGTGGCGTCGGAGGTGGCCACGGTGCTGGCCGTCATGCGCCGCAACGTGCGCTGGGCGGGCGTGCGCTACGgcggggacgacggcggcggcgccgaGGAGGAGCACCTCGACCACCCCCTCATCGCGGGGCTCAAGTcgctccgccgccgcgccgccgcgtgGGGGACCCGCTGGCCCGAGGCCGACCCGCTCCTCTGCCTCCGCCCCTTCCTCGACGTCGTGCGCTCCGACGAGACCGGCGCGCCCATCACCGGCTCCGCGCTCTCCTCCCTGCACAAGCTCCTGTCCCTCGACCTCGTGGCGCCCGGCGGGGGCGCCCCCGAGGCCATGGGCGCCGTCGTGGAGGCCGTCACGGGCTGCCGCTTCGAGGTCACCGACCCGGCctccgaggaggccgtcctcgcccGGGTCCTGCAGGTGCTGCTCGCCTGCGTGCGCGGCCGCGCAGCCCCCGCGCTCTCCAACCGCCACGTCTGCGCCATCGTCACCACCTGCTTCCGCGTCGTGCAGCAGGCCGGCACCAAGGGGGAGCTCCTGCAGCGCGTCTCCAGGCAGACCATGCAGGAGGTCATCCGCTGTGTCTTCGCCCGCCTTGCTGACATTGAACCCACCGCCATCGTCAACGAGCAG ATTAGCAAGAACCAAGATTTGGGTGCTGAGGAGCTAGGGAATGGGAAGAGTGATTATGTTTGTTTGAatagctccggggatgaggtcggagGTGGCTTTGGTGCTGTTCAAGACAAGGACATGATGGAGCCGCTCGGGGTTCCTTGCATGGTGGAGATATTACAGTTCTTGTGCTCCCTCTTGAACATAGCCGAAGACATGGATGTGAGCCAAAGGATGAATGGCATTGATTATGATGAGGACGTGCCCCTCTTTGCTCTGGGGTTGATAAATTCTGCCATTGAGTTGTCAGCTTCGTCTATCGACAGGCACCCAAAGTTGCTGGCTTTTGTACAGGATGAACTGTTCCACAATCTAATGCAGTTTGGCTTGTCAATGAGCCCCCTGATTCTGTCGACAGTGTGCAGCACTGTTTTTACTCTCTTCTACCATTTACGTCAGGAACTTAAGTTGCAAATTGAGGCTTTCTTCTCGTGTGTGATCCTAAGATTAGCCCAGGGTAGATATGGAGCTAGTTATCAGCAGCAGGAAGTCGCCCTGGAGGCTCTAGTGGATTTCTGTCGGCAGAAAGAGTTTATGGCTGAGATGTATGCAAACATGGACTGTGATCTACAGTGTTCAAATATTTTTGAAGACCTAGCTAATCTTCTGTCTAGAAGTGCATTCCCTGTAAACAGTCCATTGTCCGCATTGAATGTTCTTGCATTGGATGGTTTGGTTGCTGTCATTCAGGCGATAGCAGAGAGGACTGATCATGCACATCAGCATCATGGGCAGACAGTTCCAGAAATAAGTGAATATTTTCCCTTTTGGCAGTTGAAGTGTGAGGGCAGTAATGATCCTGATCAATGGGTTAGATTCGTTCACCAGCAAAAAAGCATCAAGAGAAAGCTAATGGTTGGTGTTGAGCATTTCAATAGGGACAAAAAGAAGGGCTTTGAGTACCTGCAAGGTGTCCACCTATTGCCTGAAAAACTTGATCCACGAAGTGTTGCTCTGTTCTTCCGGTACACACCTGGATTGGACAAGAACCTTCTTGGGGAATACCTTGGGAATCATGATGAGTTCTCTATTCTGGTACTTCACGAATTTGCTAAAACCTTTGACTTTGAGGATATGAACTTGGACGCTGCCCTAAGGCTCTTCTTGGAAACTTTCCGGCTGCCTGGTGAGTCACAAAAGATACAGCGGATTCTGGAGGCCTTCTCTGAGAGGTATTATGAACAGTCACCACACATGTTTGTTAACAGGGATGCCGCTCTGGTGCTGTCGTATTCAGTAATTATGCTCAACACAGATCAACACAATGTAAGGGTTAAGAAGAAGATGACTGAAGAAGACTTTATCAGGAACAATCGCCGTATCAATGGTGGGAATGATCTTCCGAGGGAGTTCTTGTCGGAGCTGTTTTATTCTATCTGTCGGAATGAGATCAAAACCATTCCCGAGCAAGGAGCTGGATGCTCTGAGATGTCTTATAGCCGCTGGGTTGATCTGATGTGGAAGTCAAAGAGGACATCAGTGTACATTGCTTGTGACTCCTACCCTTTTCTTGATAATGACATGTTCCCTATCATGGCTGGACCATCAGTTGCTGCTATCTCCGTGGTTTTTGATAATGTTGAGCATGAGGAGATTCTTACAGGATGCATTGATGGTTTTCTATCTGTAGCAAAGCTGGCTGCATTCTATCATCTCGATGATGTATTGAATGATCTTGTTGTGGGTCTATGTAAGTTCACCACTTTGTTGAACAATTCTTATGCTGATGACCCTGTAATAGCTTTTGGGGTGGATACCAAGGCTAGAATGGCAACAGAGGCGGTCTTCACAATTGCAACTACTTATGGTGATCATATACGGAGTGGATGGAGGAATATAGTAGATTGCATTTTAAGGTTGCACAAGATAGGCCTTCTTCCTGGTCGCCTCACTGGCGATACAGGTGACGATCAGGAGTCGTCTTCAGATTCATTGCCTAGCAAGCTTGGTTCATATGCACTTGCACCTCAAGCCTTACCAATCAACACCCCTAAAAAAACATATGGGCTGATGGGTAGGTTTAGCCAACTACTGTACCTAGATGCTGAAGAACCAAGGTCCCAGCCAACTGAGGAGCAACTGGCAGCTCAGAGGAATGCTTTGGAGACCGTAAAGAAATGCCAAATAGGTACCATCTTCACCGAGAGTAAATTCTTACAAGCTGACTCACTCTCAAATCTAGCAAGAGCCCTCATTCAGGCAGCAGGCCGACCTCAGAGGATAACCAGCTCGCTTGATGATGAAGGCACGGCAGTGTTCTGCTTAGAGCTCCTAATTACTGTCACATTAAATAACAGAGACAGGATTGTGCTTTTGTGGCAGGGTGTTTATGAGCACATAACCCATATCGTTCAGTCCACAGTGATGCCTTGCAATCTGGTGGAGAAGGCTGTGTTCGGGCTTCTGCACATCTGCCAGAGGCTGCTTCCTTATAAGGAGAATCTGGTGGATGACTTACTGAGGTCACTGCAGCTGATTTTGAAACTTGATGCTCGTGTAGCTGATGCTTACTGTGAGAACATCACGTTGGAGGTCACACGACTTGTGAAGGCCAATGCAACCCATATCAAATCTCAGATGGGCTGGCGAACTATAATTTCCTTACTCTGCGTCACCGCTCGCCATCCTGATGCTTCTGATGCTGGCTTTGAAGCTCTGGTTTTCATCATGTCTGAGGGAGCACACCTCTCACCTGCCAACTTCATCGTTTCAGTGGAGGCCTCAAGGCAGTTTGCAGAATCCCGGGTTGGGTCTTCAGAGAGATCTATCCATGCCTTGAACCTAATGGCTGACTCAGTAAATTGCCTTACACGCTGGTCACATGAGGTCAAGGAAGCTGGTGGCGAGGCAGACAGGATATTGGAAGGAATTGCTGAGATGTGGCTGCGGCTAGTGCAGGCATTGAGGAAGGTGTGCACGGATCAGAGGGAGGAAGTGAGGAACCATGCGCTGTTATGTTTGCACAGATGCTTAATAGTTGATGGAATATCAGTTTCCTCTTCTGCATGGTTGATGTCCTTTGATATTATCTTCCAGTTGCTTGACGAGTTGTTGGAGATTGCTCAGAGTTACTCACCAAAGGATTTCAGAAATATGGAGGTGTCCCTCTTGCATGCCGTGAAACTGTTGTGCAAGGTGTTCTTGCAGTCACTTAAAGACTTGTCCGCAcagagcagtttcagcaagctgtGGCTGGAAGTCCTCGACATGATAGAGAAGTTCATGAAAGTGAAACTGAGAGGGAGGAGGACTGAGAAGCTACATGAGGCAATCCCTGAGCTACTGAAGAACATACTACTGGTGATGAAAGCAAATGGTGTACTGTCAAAGACTAGCGCCAGCGAGGAGAACACGTTGTGGGAAGCAACATGGCTTCAAGTCAACAAGGTCGCGCCATCGCTGCAGCCAGAGGTTTTCCCTGACAATGAAAGCGACTCCGCAGCAGAAGGCGAGCAGAGCAAGCCGGAGAGTTCAGCACAGGAGGGCCAAACTGCCGAGCAATAG